One genomic region from Dehalobacter restrictus DSM 9455 encodes:
- a CDS encoding Rid family hydrolase, with protein sequence MMDTLRTKENQPVNNGADDNYLFFSSLELIDYFVNNLADKDIRTQTKRILEMARVFMRKKDFKLEDIYSVLIMVKNIGLGSQIDEVFSLYFKEGNYPIRVFIQIADLESTADVELEFSAYRGQKKYINNGKLFLSEGPFSQGVIIENYYHGSAIQPFSSLDQRLIEGDFKQAVRQCLENLKNTLESAGSSLNQIYSFMVYLKDLNALPEVEEIVGQYISNQSEILQDAIKIEQFKGNHNIEIACSAYLC encoded by the coding sequence ATGATGGATACACTTCGGACTAAAGAAAATCAGCCCGTGAATAATGGTGCAGACGATAACTATTTATTTTTTTCCAGCCTGGAGCTCATTGACTATTTTGTTAATAACTTAGCAGATAAAGACATCAGAACTCAAACGAAAAGAATACTTGAGATGGCCAGAGTTTTTATGAGAAAAAAAGATTTTAAGCTGGAAGATATTTATTCAGTACTCATTATGGTTAAAAATATCGGACTTGGTTCCCAGATTGATGAAGTCTTTTCTTTATATTTTAAAGAAGGAAATTACCCTATTCGGGTTTTTATTCAAATTGCAGATTTAGAAAGCACAGCCGATGTTGAACTGGAATTTTCAGCCTATCGGGGCCAAAAAAAATATATCAATAACGGAAAGCTTTTTCTGTCTGAAGGGCCTTTCTCACAAGGGGTTATCATAGAAAATTATTATCACGGTTCTGCTATACAGCCCTTTTCTTCACTTGACCAAAGGCTTATTGAGGGTGACTTCAAGCAGGCTGTCAGGCAGTGCTTGGAGAACCTGAAGAATACTCTGGAGTCCGCAGGGAGCAGTTTAAATCAGATTTATTCTTTTATGGTTTATTTAAAAGATTTGAATGCACTTCCCGAGGTTGAAGAGATCGTCGGACAGTATATCTCTAATCAGAGTGAAATACTCCAAGACGCGATAAAGATTGAGCAGTTTAAGGGCAATCATAATATCGAAATTGCTTGTTCTGCTTATTTGTGCTAA
- a CDS encoding DedA family protein — translation MEFITSLIDIVLHIDKYLDMLVQTYGVWAYLIIFLIIFCETGLVVTPFLPGDSLLFVIGALGATGAMDIKFAFILLLIAAIAGNTQNYFIGRFFGQKAFNWKDNRLFKKKYLIQTHSFYEKHGGKTIFISRFLPIIRTFAPFVGGISNMRLWKFMLYNICGALAWISLFVMGGYYFGNIPTVEQNFSLIIFAIIFITVLPSVIFALRQKFSS, via the coding sequence ATGGAATTTATTACGAGTTTGATTGATATTGTCTTACATATTGACAAATACCTGGATATGTTGGTCCAAACGTACGGTGTCTGGGCGTATCTGATTATCTTTTTAATCATTTTTTGTGAAACCGGACTTGTTGTAACACCGTTTCTGCCGGGGGATTCTTTGCTTTTTGTCATCGGGGCTCTGGGAGCAACAGGGGCGATGGATATTAAATTTGCTTTTATCCTACTGCTTATTGCGGCAATCGCAGGAAATACGCAGAATTATTTCATTGGAAGATTTTTTGGACAGAAAGCCTTCAATTGGAAAGACAACAGACTCTTTAAAAAGAAATATCTCATTCAAACCCATAGTTTTTATGAAAAACATGGCGGGAAAACGATTTTTATTTCACGGTTTTTACCAATTATCCGGACATTTGCACCATTTGTCGGAGGGATCAGCAACATGAGGCTGTGGAAGTTCATGCTCTACAATATATGTGGGGCTTTGGCCTGGATTTCACTTTTTGTGATGGGCGGATATTATTTTGGGAACATTCCGACAGTCGAACAGAACTTTTCATTAATCATTTTTGCGATTATTTTCATCACTGTTTTACCAAGTGTCATTTTTGCTCTTCGCCAAAAGTTTTCGTCGTAA
- a CDS encoding YkvA family protein — translation MADNIKEIEQYEDAEIIVEPQEMERWQNKAKDYVDNPVKTENLLTEALKKADNNKNRDVIQNIWDKIQLLFSLLKDWLNGDYRTISKTAIISVIAGLIYFVSPVDLVPDWIAALGLVDDAAVLGLIFNQLDKELTKYKKWKSPEF, via the coding sequence ATGGCTGATAATATTAAGGAAATTGAACAATACGAAGATGCAGAGATCATAGTTGAGCCACAGGAGATGGAGCGCTGGCAGAACAAGGCTAAAGACTATGTGGACAACCCTGTAAAGACGGAAAATTTGCTTACTGAAGCTCTGAAAAAAGCGGATAACAATAAAAACCGCGATGTAATCCAGAATATCTGGGATAAAATTCAGTTGCTCTTTTCTTTATTAAAAGACTGGTTAAACGGTGATTACAGAACGATCTCCAAAACGGCCATAATTTCTGTCATTGCCGGGCTTATCTATTTCGTATCCCCTGTTGATCTTGTTCCTGATTGGATTGCTGCACTGGGACTAGTCGATGATGCTGCTGTTCTTGGGCTAATATTCAACCAGTTAGACAAGGAATTGACCAAGTATAAAAAATGGAAAAGCCCTGAGTTCTAA
- a CDS encoding manganese catalase family protein, translating into MFKHDKQLLKDVRVDGPNPNYASLMLDQLGGPHGELKAALQYLSQSYRIKDEKIKDLFMDIASEELSHMEMVAQTVNLLNGHTLEAMNTSVGTVESHVIGGLAPMLTNASGYPWTGAYIECTGDLAADLLSDISAETRAKVVYEYLYRQINDKGVRETIDFLLNREEAHNTLFREAFNMLQNTGSLQDWGVTQDSKVYFDLSTPGKYFNELKDPQAPRFNTPDQPH; encoded by the coding sequence TTGTTCAAACATGATAAGCAGCTGCTGAAAGATGTACGCGTCGACGGTCCTAACCCAAATTATGCGTCTTTAATGTTAGATCAGTTAGGCGGACCGCATGGTGAGCTCAAAGCAGCTTTACAGTATCTGTCTCAGAGTTATCGCATCAAAGATGAAAAGATTAAGGATCTTTTCATGGATATTGCTTCAGAAGAATTAAGTCATATGGAAATGGTCGCCCAGACAGTCAATCTATTAAACGGCCACACGCTTGAAGCCATGAATACTTCTGTTGGCACCGTGGAATCACATGTCATCGGCGGACTTGCCCCCATGTTAACCAATGCTTCAGGCTATCCCTGGACCGGAGCATATATCGAGTGTACCGGCGATCTCGCTGCGGATTTGCTGTCAGATATATCGGCTGAAACAAGGGCAAAAGTAGTTTATGAATATCTCTACCGGCAGATTAACGATAAAGGGGTAAGAGAAACGATTGACTTCCTTTTGAATAGGGAAGAAGCACATAATACACTTTTCCGGGAAGCATTCAATATGCTCCAGAATACAGGCTCACTCCAAGACTGGGGAGTTACTCAGGATTCCAAGGTATACTTTGATCTCTCAACACCTGGAAAGTACTTCAATGAACTTAAAGACCCCCAAGCGCCAAGATTCAATACTCCTGATCAACCCCACTAA
- a CDS encoding spore coat protein, translating to MQLSQKEKMLLEDLKSHEQMFAQKCSEFANQAQDPQLKQLFQNMAQHEQQHVQKIDQSLSQTSGISGQPQGMTGQKDSMLCHDMLSTEKYLSGAYNTVIFEIQDTSLRQDLNSIQSEKQRQGEEIFRYMQNKGMYTVH from the coding sequence ATGCAATTAAGCCAGAAAGAAAAAATGCTTTTAGAAGACCTGAAAAGCCACGAGCAAATGTTTGCTCAAAAATGCAGTGAATTTGCCAATCAAGCTCAAGATCCACAACTCAAACAACTCTTTCAGAACATGGCGCAGCATGAACAGCAGCATGTCCAAAAAATTGATCAAAGTTTGAGCCAAACTTCCGGAATATCAGGCCAGCCTCAGGGCATGACGGGTCAAAAAGATTCGATGCTTTGCCATGATATGCTCTCAACAGAAAAATATCTCTCTGGGGCCTATAATACAGTAATTTTTGAAATCCAGGATACCTCCCTCCGTCAGGACCTGAATAGTATACAGAGTGAAAAGCAAAGGCAGGGGGAAGAAATCTTCAGGTATATGCAAAATAAAGGAATGTATACGGTTCACTAA
- a CDS encoding spore coat protein has protein sequence MMQLTSKERSLLEDSKSHEELCIKKYNNYAGQTQDLQLQQLFQSLAQKEQEHLTSLNQILSGGIPNIQQGQQQQQPQFMTSGMGQAGMVNQQDADLCQDMLSTEKHIASTYNTAIFEFRDTNIRRVLNHIQTEEQQHGESIYNYMQSKGMYQVH, from the coding sequence ATGATGCAGCTTACAAGTAAAGAAAGATCTTTATTGGAAGATTCCAAGAGCCATGAAGAACTGTGTATTAAGAAGTACAATAACTATGCCGGTCAGACCCAGGATCTGCAGCTTCAACAGTTGTTTCAGAGTCTGGCACAAAAAGAGCAGGAGCATCTGACAAGCCTTAACCAGATTTTAAGCGGCGGAATTCCGAATATCCAACAGGGTCAACAGCAGCAACAGCCCCAATTTATGACGTCCGGTATGGGACAGGCCGGAATGGTCAATCAGCAGGATGCCGATCTTTGTCAGGATATGCTTTCAACGGAAAAACATATTGCTTCGACGTACAATACGGCCATTTTTGAATTCAGAGATACCAACATCCGCAGAGTATTAAATCATATCCAGACGGAAGAGCAGCAGCATGGCGAATCTATTTATAATTATATGCAAAGCAAAGGGATGTATCAGGTCCATTAA
- a CDS encoding glycosyltransferase, whose translation MITISLCMIVKNEEEHLPNVLHCVKNIVDEIIVVDTGSDDKSKEIARLYQAGIYDWDWTDDFAAARNYSFGKATMDYILWLDADDILEHQEQLALLQLKHVLNPNVDVVLMKYCVNTGVIGDSMSTFYRERLVKRSKNFQWREPVHEYLDFNGEILTTDICICHAGTKFNSPRNLRIYEKMLAEGRKLNARNSYYFARELYNCGRLAEAIHYFEDLLVGSEDIMLYYLDACIRLAICYAAQNNHDKVLDSLHKSFKYDIPRAEVCCRLGYYYKSREDYKKAIFWFELATKLKKPNQTWGMVEHDCWDFIPYTELCSCYYRVGHPKEALYYNSLALETKPKDAMSLSNKAFLEGVIKGSSPVSPDALHESLNLLYPKS comes from the coding sequence ATGATTACCATCAGCTTATGTATGATCGTCAAAAATGAAGAAGAACATCTGCCCAATGTCCTTCATTGTGTGAAGAATATTGTAGATGAAATCATCGTGGTGGATACCGGTTCGGATGACAAAAGCAAGGAAATTGCTCGCTTGTACCAGGCCGGAATCTATGACTGGGATTGGACGGACGATTTTGCGGCTGCCAGAAATTATTCCTTTGGCAAGGCAACAATGGATTATATCCTGTGGCTGGATGCTGACGATATTTTGGAACATCAGGAACAGCTTGCCCTGCTGCAATTGAAGCATGTGCTTAATCCCAATGTGGATGTTGTGCTGATGAAGTATTGTGTGAACACCGGGGTAATAGGAGATTCCATGTCAACTTTTTACCGGGAACGACTTGTAAAGCGGAGCAAGAATTTCCAGTGGCGTGAGCCGGTACACGAGTATCTGGATTTTAACGGCGAAATTTTAACGACAGATATCTGTATCTGTCATGCCGGCACAAAGTTCAATTCGCCAAGGAATTTACGCATTTATGAAAAAATGCTGGCCGAAGGAAGAAAGTTGAACGCCAGAAACAGTTACTATTTTGCTAGAGAACTCTATAACTGCGGGCGATTGGCAGAAGCCATCCACTATTTTGAGGATCTGTTAGTCGGCAGTGAAGATATTATGCTTTATTATCTGGATGCGTGTATCCGGTTAGCTATTTGCTATGCTGCCCAAAACAATCATGACAAAGTGCTGGATTCCCTGCACAAAAGTTTTAAGTACGATATACCGCGGGCTGAAGTTTGCTGCAGGCTTGGTTATTATTATAAGAGCAGAGAAGATTATAAAAAGGCCATTTTTTGGTTTGAACTGGCTACTAAATTGAAAAAACCGAATCAAACATGGGGCATGGTTGAACATGATTGTTGGGACTTTATCCCTTATACGGAGCTTTGTTCGTGCTATTACCGGGTGGGGCATCCCAAAGAAGCCTTATACTACAACAGCTTGGCATTGGAAACAAAGCCGAAAGATGCGATGAGCCTGAGTAACAAAGCTTTCCTGGAAGGTGTAATAAAAGGATCATCCCCTGTTTCACCTGACGCATTGCATGAGTCGCTAAATTTACTGTATCCAAAGAGTTAA
- a CDS encoding CgeB family protein produces MKIACFSASPIMKYGLMPGFEKNGEETKIFPMACMGDEMVTLELDGQVIRVPYTEQDKINSYIGKCVAQYGPDYVILEGYQGELALGISMACEKYGCGFIYWSIEDPVGFARTLPIAKMADIVFTTALECIREYRNQGIQAHLLMFGCNPEFHQSGVYRPQYDLDFAVQASWYNFASRIEGFNILLKPLLGLGHKYRIWGYNWDSDPQARAFLGDNGDHFAGILPNEKLPDLCASARIILGFQCDSSSITQTSMRNYEVLSCGGFYLCQYTKASAYIFREGAHLELARDKEEAVSKVLFYLAHDQERIRVARLGQEYVHRRHSYEVRVSEDVLPHIERRA; encoded by the coding sequence TTGAAAATTGCCTGCTTTTCCGCATCACCGATCATGAAGTATGGGCTGATGCCTGGTTTTGAAAAAAATGGAGAGGAAACAAAAATATTCCCTATGGCCTGTATGGGTGACGAAATGGTGACTCTGGAATTGGACGGACAGGTTATCCGCGTTCCCTATACCGAGCAGGACAAGATTAATAGCTATATTGGCAAATGCGTAGCCCAATATGGACCGGATTACGTTATCCTGGAAGGCTATCAGGGGGAACTGGCACTTGGCATTTCCATGGCCTGTGAAAAGTATGGCTGTGGGTTCATTTACTGGAGTATTGAAGATCCGGTGGGTTTTGCTAGAACACTGCCTATAGCAAAAATGGCCGATATTGTATTTACGACCGCTTTGGAGTGTATCCGTGAATACCGGAATCAAGGAATTCAGGCCCATCTTCTTATGTTTGGCTGCAATCCTGAATTCCACCAAAGCGGGGTATATAGGCCCCAGTATGACCTGGATTTTGCTGTGCAGGCTAGTTGGTACAATTTTGCTTCCAGAATAGAGGGCTTTAACATTTTGTTAAAGCCTTTGCTGGGATTAGGTCATAAGTATCGCATTTGGGGATACAATTGGGACAGTGATCCACAGGCCCGCGCTTTTCTAGGAGATAATGGGGACCATTTCGCCGGGATTCTTCCCAATGAGAAGCTGCCGGATCTATGTGCTTCTGCCAGAATCATTCTAGGATTTCAGTGTGACTCCTCCAGTATTACGCAGACCAGTATGCGGAATTATGAGGTGCTTTCTTGCGGGGGATTCTATCTTTGTCAATATACCAAGGCCAGTGCCTATATTTTCCGTGAGGGAGCCCACCTTGAACTTGCCAGGGATAAAGAAGAGGCCGTGAGTAAAGTGTTATTTTACTTGGCCCATGACCAGGAACGTATCAGGGTTGCCCGGCTGGGGCAGGAGTATGTGCATAGAAGGCACTCATATGAGGTCAGGGTTAGTGAGGATGTTCTTCCTCACATTGAACGGAGAGCATAA
- a CDS encoding class I SAM-dependent methyltransferase encodes MTTINSKEYWDSRFDVNWETAGGKNQTRFFMRMLLENLPEEVCKYIKDGSPFILDWGCALGQGVEEISKRFSNAHVTGLDFSETAVKKCKADYPSGNFRSEILDPQKDRFNVIISSNCLEHFPNPAEVFAQHLLSTGQYYILLVPYNEKPPICPEHQIILSENSFPSEINGFGRCFLKIINSQNKGCWCGQQMLMIYKRLSAAQNNSDP; translated from the coding sequence ATGACGACGATAAACTCTAAAGAGTATTGGGACAGCCGGTTTGATGTTAATTGGGAAACGGCAGGAGGAAAGAATCAGACAAGATTTTTCATGAGGATGCTGTTGGAGAATCTGCCCGAAGAAGTGTGTAAATACATTAAGGATGGGAGTCCCTTTATCCTGGATTGGGGCTGCGCTCTGGGACAAGGAGTTGAGGAGATTAGCAAAAGATTTTCAAACGCTCATGTAACCGGTCTGGACTTTTCAGAGACTGCTGTCAAAAAATGCAAAGCTGATTACCCGTCCGGCAACTTCCGTTCAGAAATCCTCGATCCTCAAAAAGATCGCTTTAATGTTATTATCTCCAGCAACTGTCTTGAGCACTTTCCGAACCCGGCTGAAGTATTTGCTCAACATCTCTTAAGTACCGGCCAATATTATATACTTCTAGTTCCTTATAATGAAAAGCCTCCGATTTGTCCTGAACATCAGATTATTCTTTCAGAAAACAGTTTTCCCTCAGAAATCAATGGCTTTGGGAGATGCTTTTTGAAAATCATAAATTCCCAAAACAAAGGATGCTGGTGCGGCCAGCAAATGTTAATGATCTATAAAAGGCTTTCAGCCGCACAAAACAATTCAGACCCGTAG
- a CDS encoding sigma 54-interacting transcriptional regulator → MDQFPKYLCKINNKGIITQVNGNAEKIVSNLGQEIIGQQIESVFGQQPLIQSVLQSGESLDDVDIDITYAHQKLKLTSIYSMSNKFGQNFGCLLAIRKHSGRNVSHTVMSETKFMFDKIIGSSEPMVNSVKLAQKFAKFDAHFLLQGENGTGKEVFAKLSIIKADQMALLLPSIVEQSQEP, encoded by the coding sequence ATGGACCAATTTCCCAAATATTTATGTAAAATAAATAATAAAGGGATTATTACTCAGGTTAATGGAAATGCTGAAAAGATTGTCAGTAATCTGGGTCAGGAAATAATCGGTCAGCAAATTGAATCCGTATTCGGGCAGCAGCCTCTGATCCAGTCTGTACTTCAATCAGGAGAATCTTTAGACGATGTTGATATCGACATTACCTATGCACATCAAAAATTGAAACTGACTTCTATTTATTCAATGTCAAATAAGTTTGGACAAAATTTCGGATGTCTATTAGCCATACGAAAACATAGCGGAAGAAATGTATCCCATACGGTGATGTCGGAAACCAAATTTATGTTTGATAAAATTATCGGCAGTTCTGAGCCGATGGTGAATTCCGTCAAACTGGCTCAAAAATTTGCCAAATTCGATGCTCATTTTCTCCTTCAAGGAGAAAACGGTACGGGTAAAGAAGTGTTTGCCAAGCTATCCATAATCAAAGCAGACCAAATGGCCCTTTTATTGCCGTCAATTGTGGAGCAATCCCAAGAACCTTAG
- a CDS encoding CarD family transcriptional regulator, with protein sequence MYKINDLIVYGKTGVCKIMDVTIPKDNSFERDQLYYVLQPLYENSVVYTLVNTNVFMRPIISAEEAERLIDMIPKIQAEPYYNDRMQELTQHYEAAIKAYNCADLIELVMSIYAKKQIVKQQNHKFGQIDQKFMKQAEELLFGEISVALGIPLDKVQKYIASRVEEQ encoded by the coding sequence ATGTACAAGATAAACGATCTTATAGTATATGGAAAAACGGGTGTTTGCAAAATCATGGATGTCACGATCCCCAAAGATAACAGCTTTGAAAGAGACCAGCTTTATTACGTCCTGCAACCGTTGTATGAGAATAGCGTAGTCTATACGTTGGTCAATACGAATGTATTCATGCGTCCTATCATATCCGCGGAGGAAGCCGAACGCCTTATTGATATGATCCCCAAAATTCAAGCCGAGCCGTATTACAACGATCGTATGCAGGAGCTTACGCAACACTATGAAGCTGCTATAAAAGCTTATAATTGCGCGGATTTAATTGAGCTTGTCATGTCTATCTATGCTAAAAAGCAGATTGTCAAACAGCAAAACCACAAATTCGGACAGATAGACCAGAAATTTATGAAACAGGCGGAAGAACTTCTATTCGGCGAGATTTCAGTCGCGCTCGGTATTCCACTAGACAAGGTGCAGAAGTATATTGCATCAAGAGTTGAAGAACAATAA